In Acidimicrobiia bacterium, a single genomic region encodes these proteins:
- a CDS encoding helix-turn-helix domain-containing protein, translating into MLPKSCVVSGSVGGRESSSSRRREDRRGVFVGTDEAPLLWSPRLGGHLEAARRAAGMRRTELAAQLGVSEETIRLWENGSVQPSEARLVRLIALVSLGAADWPATSDPVPELPAIARRLVAERKERGTTQAAVVKAMDVPHATYAGWETGRSAPGIQWFAKIGTFLGISEVAVATLCAVPFVVDFARWPAFGQFVGARRQELRLNRADMAEALGVSIRSVVSWELGYRVPGPKQLARLAAVLSVEMASLVAALPRRVVTTTLGDLILSRQRELGLRSADLADLVGTTEATVSRWVHGRSRPVPRNLVRLADALQMPYVNVVEAAAQAA; encoded by the coding sequence ATGTTACCCAAATCATGCGTAGTGTCGGGGTCGGTGGGGGGCCGGGAATCGTCGTCGTCCCGCCGCCGGGAAGACCGAAGGGGAGTCTTCGTGGGCACTGATGAAGCGCCGCTGCTGTGGTCTCCCCGTCTCGGGGGCCACCTGGAGGCAGCCAGACGAGCAGCGGGCATGCGTCGTACCGAGCTGGCCGCCCAGTTGGGGGTGAGCGAGGAGACGATCCGGTTATGGGAGAACGGCTCGGTGCAGCCCTCCGAAGCACGGTTGGTGCGGTTGATCGCCCTCGTCTCCCTGGGAGCCGCTGATTGGCCGGCGACGTCCGATCCTGTTCCCGAACTGCCCGCCATCGCTCGTCGACTTGTCGCCGAGCGGAAAGAGCGAGGCACGACACAGGCGGCGGTTGTGAAGGCTATGGACGTTCCCCATGCCACCTACGCCGGGTGGGAGACCGGCCGATCAGCCCCCGGGATTCAATGGTTCGCCAAGATCGGAACGTTCCTGGGCATCAGCGAGGTCGCAGTGGCCACCTTGTGTGCCGTTCCCTTCGTCGTGGACTTTGCCAGATGGCCCGCCTTCGGTCAGTTCGTCGGTGCCCGTCGGCAGGAACTCCGGCTCAACCGAGCGGACATGGCCGAGGCCCTGGGCGTGTCGATCCGCAGCGTGGTGTCGTGGGAACTTGGCTACCGGGTTCCGGGGCCGAAACAACTCGCCCGCTTGGCCGCCGTATTGTCGGTGGAGATGGCGTCGCTGGTCGCCGCCCTGCCCCGGCGGGTAGTCACCACGACCCTGGGCGATCTCATCCTGTCTCGCCAGCGCGAACTGGGGCTGCGTTCTGCGGACCTGGCCGATCTGGTGGGCACCACCGAGGCAACCGTGAGCCGTTGGGTGCACGGCCGGAGCCGTCCGGTGCCCCGCAACCTGGTCCGCTTGGCCGACGCCCTCCAGATGCCCTACGTCAACGTGGTCGAAGCGGCGGCGCAGGCGGCATGA
- a CDS encoding pilus assembly protein, with product MGRTARRARRRNDRGAVLLEFALVVPFLCLMVFGTVEMGLAWTAKSRVQSAVATATRVGASVGANANADRTILVALRAALSSEALANLDRVVIYKSTAASGTVPANCIQAVGSQVQTGVSASCNTYTGGTVRSVTSSTSLGAADDYWSGTTRVDSLAGTPDSLGLYIRTTYAAKTGLLFNSLTFTHQNVFRLQPDIDG from the coding sequence ATGGGTAGGACCGCCCGCCGAGCCCGCCGACGCAATGACCGGGGTGCTGTGCTGCTTGAGTTCGCTCTGGTCGTGCCTTTTCTTTGCCTCATGGTGTTTGGGACGGTTGAGATGGGTTTGGCGTGGACCGCCAAGAGCCGGGTTCAATCAGCCGTGGCAACGGCTACTCGAGTGGGTGCCAGCGTGGGGGCCAACGCCAACGCCGACCGCACCATTCTCGTAGCGTTGCGAGCGGCCCTGTCCAGCGAGGCTCTCGCCAACCTTGACCGAGTGGTGATCTATAAGTCCACCGCCGCCAGCGGCACGGTGCCGGCTAACTGCATTCAGGCGGTTGGATCACAAGTACAGACCGGTGTGTCCGCCTCCTGCAACACCTACACGGGCGGCACCGTGCGAAGCGTGACCAGTAGCACGTCCCTTGGTGCCGCCGACGACTACTGGTCGGGAACCACCCGAGTTGACAGCCTGGCTGGCACGCCCGACTCGCTGGGGCTCTACATCAGAACCACCTACGCGGCCAAGACGGGGTTGTTGTTCAACAGCCTTACCTTTACACACCAGAACGTGTTCCGCCTTCAACCGGATATAGATGGTTAG
- a CDS encoding 50S ribosomal protein L27, which translates to MSKTKGGGSTRNGRDSNAQRLGVKCYDGTAVTAGTIIVRQRGTKFHPGENVGKGGDDTLFAMADGKVKFGRRKGRKLVDILLVE; encoded by the coding sequence ATGTCTAAGACCAAAGGCGGCGGTTCCACCCGGAACGGGCGCGATTCCAACGCACAGCGCCTCGGCGTGAAGTGCTACGACGGCACGGCGGTAACCGCGGGCACGATCATCGTGCGCCAGCGTGGAACGAAGTTTCACCCCGGCGAGAACGTGGGTAAGGGTGGCGACGACACCCTCTTTGCCATGGCTGATGGCAAGGTGAAGTTCGGCCGCCGGAAGGGCCGCAAACTCGTCGATATTCTTCTCGTCGAGTAG
- the rplU gene encoding 50S ribosomal protein L21 yields MYAVIKTGGKQERVEAGQVLNVEKLGKEVGDDLILTPVLVVDGDTVLATPSELAGASVTAKVVGEAKGPKITGFKYKNKSNQRKRWGHRQHYDAVEITGISTG; encoded by the coding sequence ATGTACGCAGTGATCAAGACCGGTGGCAAGCAGGAGAGGGTCGAGGCTGGCCAAGTTCTCAATGTCGAGAAACTGGGCAAGGAAGTGGGCGACGACCTCATTCTCACTCCCGTGTTGGTCGTTGACGGTGACACGGTTCTCGCCACGCCCAGTGAGTTGGCCGGTGCGTCGGTTACCGCCAAGGTGGTGGGCGAAGCTAAGGGCCCCAAGATCACGGGTTTCAAGTACAAGAACAAGAGCAACCAGCGCAAGCGTTGGGGTCATCGTCAGCACTACGACGCCGTCGAGATCACCGGCATCTCTACGGGCTGA
- a CDS encoding Rne/Rng family ribonuclease, which translates to MTDLPTGNSGGTTPSDPGRLPAVSPPPDRPSSGDVRASGGDTSSPGSPRRRGSRGGRSRTRSSPDDAVASDDHLNPDLPDLPHEGRPSSPEAADASLVRRQEGDSAEVRKPQIGDSRPLPGAPAPAPAGGEAPKRKRRRGGRGRGAGGAGGAGGGGRSSGGGASGGRSGQGGGGNRGGGRGGSPIEAVLPTGGIHLGDDILEARRGRERNGRPVGRYLMCVHVAEGATQISVLEGRNLIEHYVSRPTDDIGQIHGNIYLGKVQTVLPGMEAAFVDIATPKNAVLYRGDVQVDADEVEGGKARKSNNMRIEQMLKAKQTIICQVTKNPIGAKGARLTQEVSLPGRFVVLIPNSSTYGISKRVSDNERKRLRSILDRVKPAEHGVIVRTAAEGVTDQEVEQDVLRLVDQWNQITALAKRSQAPALLYREPDMALRVIREEFTNDYRGVVIDDRDLYESVRDYVGSISPEVADRVEYFDTEVEALPLYERFQIHEQLHKALDRKVWLPSGGSLIIEHTEALTVIDVNTGKNVGTSNLEETVFRNNLEAAEEIARQLRLRDVGGIIVVDFIDMEIRPNRSEVIRVFREALARDKTRTQVFEISDLGLCEMTRKRIGEGLLESFAGHCPHCDGRGLVIDPQLLPPD; encoded by the coding sequence ATGACCGATCTCCCCACTGGCAACTCCGGCGGCACAACGCCGTCGGATCCTGGCCGCCTGCCCGCCGTCTCTCCTCCGCCTGATCGCCCCTCGTCGGGAGATGTTCGAGCGAGCGGTGGGGATACATCCTCGCCGGGCAGCCCGCGACGCCGTGGGTCGCGGGGGGGACGCAGCCGCACGCGGTCGAGCCCTGACGATGCGGTAGCCAGCGATGATCATCTGAACCCCGACCTACCTGATTTGCCTCACGAGGGACGTCCCAGTTCCCCGGAAGCGGCTGATGCCTCGTTGGTGCGCCGTCAGGAGGGCGACTCCGCCGAGGTGCGTAAACCGCAGATCGGTGATTCGCGACCGTTGCCGGGGGCCCCCGCTCCGGCTCCCGCTGGGGGGGAGGCCCCGAAGCGGAAGCGCCGTCGGGGGGGTCGTGGCCGCGGTGCTGGCGGTGCTGGCGGTGCTGGCGGTGGTGGTCGGTCAAGCGGGGGAGGGGCCAGTGGGGGCCGCTCAGGCCAGGGCGGCGGTGGTAACCGCGGCGGTGGACGGGGTGGTTCACCGATCGAGGCGGTGCTGCCCACCGGCGGCATCCACCTCGGCGATGACATCCTTGAAGCCCGCCGCGGCCGAGAGCGTAATGGCCGACCGGTCGGGCGGTACCTCATGTGCGTGCATGTAGCTGAGGGAGCTACGCAGATCTCGGTGCTGGAGGGCCGGAACCTCATCGAGCACTACGTGTCTCGGCCGACCGATGACATTGGCCAGATACACGGGAACATTTATCTGGGAAAAGTACAGACTGTACTCCCAGGCATGGAGGCAGCCTTCGTGGATATCGCCACGCCGAAGAACGCGGTGTTGTATCGAGGCGACGTGCAGGTTGATGCCGACGAGGTAGAGGGCGGCAAAGCGCGGAAGAGCAACAACATGCGCATCGAGCAGATGCTGAAGGCCAAGCAGACGATCATTTGTCAGGTTACGAAGAACCCGATTGGAGCAAAGGGGGCGCGTCTCACCCAGGAGGTTTCCCTTCCCGGCCGCTTCGTGGTGCTGATCCCCAACAGTTCCACCTATGGCATTTCGAAGCGAGTGTCGGATAACGAGCGCAAGCGTTTGCGTTCGATCCTGGATCGGGTAAAGCCAGCGGAGCACGGAGTGATTGTGCGAACGGCCGCAGAGGGTGTGACCGATCAGGAGGTTGAACAGGACGTTCTTCGGCTGGTTGACCAGTGGAACCAGATCACCGCGCTGGCGAAACGAAGCCAGGCCCCGGCCCTGCTGTACCGCGAACCCGACATGGCCTTGCGGGTTATTCGGGAGGAATTCACTAATGATTACCGCGGGGTGGTGATCGATGACAGGGATCTCTACGAGTCCGTACGTGACTACGTGGGATCGATTAGTCCGGAGGTGGCTGACCGGGTTGAGTACTTCGATACGGAGGTGGAGGCGCTTCCGCTGTACGAGCGTTTCCAGATTCATGAGCAGTTACACAAGGCTCTGGATCGCAAGGTGTGGCTTCCGTCGGGAGGGTCACTGATCATCGAGCACACCGAGGCCCTCACCGTGATCGATGTGAATACAGGAAAGAATGTGGGCACCTCGAATCTCGAGGAAACGGTGTTCCGCAACAACCTCGAGGCGGCCGAGGAGATCGCGCGTCAGCTGCGGCTGCGGGACGTGGGAGGAATCATCGTGGTGGATTTCATCGACATGGAGATCCGTCCCAACCGCAGCGAAGTGATCCGGGTGTTCCGGGAGGCGTTGGCCCGTGATAAGACCCGCACCCAGGTGTTTGAAATCTCGGACCTGGGGCTCTGCGAGATGACGAGAAAGCGGATCGGGGAGGGTCTGCTGGAGTCATTCGCGGGCCACTGTCCGCACTGCGATGGGCGCGGTTTGGTGATCGACCCCCAACTTCTCCCCCCGGATTGA
- a CDS encoding DUF2344 domain-containing protein, which yields MKIQQRVRFTKLGKIRFLSHRDLARIWERSLRRSGVQVAYSEGFSPRPRLSFGLALSTGHESLGEYLDIDLAQDVDPVELPGIVNPSLPSGMEAQIAIPIEPGILSLQQAVTSSSWRIALADIEADEVAEGLARVMGADELPIVVERKGNKITLDARPAILALSQDDVVLEAELASQPRSLRPAELLRAIDPTWGEGRVLRTHQWTLVDGARREPIPFGDFSSRGATPTPHAGARV from the coding sequence ATGAAGATCCAGCAGCGCGTTCGGTTCACGAAACTTGGAAAAATCCGCTTCCTATCTCATCGCGACCTGGCTCGTATCTGGGAACGGAGTTTGCGTCGCTCGGGGGTCCAGGTGGCCTACAGCGAGGGCTTCTCCCCCCGTCCGCGCCTGAGTTTTGGTTTGGCGTTGTCTACCGGGCACGAGAGCCTGGGGGAGTACCTGGACATCGACCTCGCACAGGATGTTGATCCGGTGGAACTCCCTGGAATCGTGAATCCGTCTCTGCCGAGTGGCATGGAGGCGCAGATTGCTATTCCAATTGAGCCGGGCATCCTTTCCCTTCAGCAGGCCGTTACCAGTTCGAGTTGGCGTATTGCCCTTGCCGACATCGAAGCCGATGAGGTTGCTGAGGGCCTCGCCCGAGTGATGGGGGCCGACGAGTTGCCGATTGTGGTGGAGCGAAAGGGCAACAAAATTACCCTGGACGCGCGGCCGGCCATTCTGGCGCTCAGCCAAGATGATGTGGTGTTGGAGGCCGAGTTGGCTTCCCAGCCGCGCAGCCTTCGCCCGGCCGAACTTCTTCGAGCCATCGATCCCACCTGGGGTGAGGGCCGAGTGTTACGTACTCACCAATGGACGCTGGTCGACGGCGCCCGCCGCGAACCGATTCCTTTCGGGGACTTCAGTTCGCGCGGCGCGACGCCGACCCCGCACGCGGGAGCGCGTGTGTGA
- a CDS encoding TIGR03960 family B12-binding radical SAM protein, translated as MVDVWARLEPHLASVQKPARYIGCELCAEVPPPAPHRVGWLLVYPDTYEIGLPNQGLQILYEILNERPDARAERSYAPWTDLEEVLRRENIPLFSVDTHRSADEFDVIAFNLSAELVYTNVLNCIDLAGVPVRSEDRRVEHPLIGAGGHATYNPEPLADFLDFVVLGDGEEVVGEINAVVAAWIAGGRTARIDVLRALAGIEGVYVPALYEPCYLPDGCLEVTAPIDAAAPAVVEKRTIADLADWPYPKQQIVPLTEVVHDRLNVEVFRGCTRGCRFCQAGMITRPVRERPADQVREMVQQGIRRTGYDEVALTSLSTADFSGIEDVVTSAMDDSVGCGNVSVSLPSLRVDAFTVGVAAQIQKARRTGLTFAPEAGSWRMRQVINKLITEEDLYAAVDSAFSQGWRRVKLYFLVGLPTETDEDTLGIVELASRCLQLAKEKGHNGSVTVSVGGFVPKAFTPFQWFGMNTEEELRRKVNLLRDAARKAKGVQLKWHDTRASLVEGLVSRGDRRLGPVIEHVWRAGGTFQEWSEHFRLDLWEAAMEAHGLDMDWYCHRHRTEHEVLPWDHLSAGLHKDFLWQDWRDSLDELGLEDCRWTPCYDCGACTGYSIEHVVASAVPPAGGSQGTGQNLLWGTEVPVVLGSRRSVQVPV; from the coding sequence ATGGTAGATGTATGGGCTCGCCTGGAGCCGCACCTCGCCTCGGTCCAGAAGCCGGCGCGCTACATCGGCTGCGAGCTCTGTGCTGAGGTTCCGCCGCCCGCCCCGCACCGGGTCGGGTGGTTGTTGGTGTACCCCGACACCTACGAGATCGGTCTCCCTAATCAGGGCCTACAGATCCTCTACGAGATCCTCAACGAGCGGCCGGATGCCCGCGCCGAGCGGTCCTATGCCCCCTGGACAGACCTCGAGGAGGTGTTGCGACGGGAGAACATTCCCCTCTTTTCCGTAGATACCCACCGCAGCGCCGACGAGTTCGATGTGATCGCCTTCAATTTGTCGGCCGAGTTGGTGTACACGAACGTGCTCAACTGCATCGATCTCGCGGGGGTGCCGGTGCGGTCGGAGGATCGACGGGTTGAGCATCCCCTCATCGGGGCCGGTGGCCATGCCACGTATAACCCCGAGCCGCTGGCCGACTTCCTCGATTTTGTGGTGCTCGGCGATGGCGAGGAGGTGGTGGGGGAGATCAACGCCGTCGTGGCGGCATGGATCGCCGGTGGCCGGACGGCCCGTATCGATGTGCTCCGTGCCCTCGCGGGGATTGAGGGCGTGTACGTCCCTGCCCTCTATGAGCCGTGCTACCTGCCCGACGGCTGCCTGGAAGTCACGGCCCCGATCGATGCGGCCGCTCCCGCCGTTGTGGAAAAGCGCACCATCGCCGATCTGGCTGATTGGCCGTACCCGAAACAACAGATCGTGCCCCTCACCGAGGTGGTGCACGACCGCCTCAACGTGGAGGTTTTCCGGGGGTGCACCCGGGGCTGTCGGTTCTGTCAGGCCGGGATGATTACGCGCCCGGTGCGGGAGCGCCCCGCCGATCAGGTGCGTGAGATGGTGCAGCAGGGCATCCGCCGCACGGGCTACGACGAGGTAGCTCTCACCAGCCTATCCACCGCCGATTTCTCTGGTATCGAAGACGTGGTGACGTCGGCCATGGATGATTCGGTGGGCTGTGGGAATGTGTCGGTGAGCCTCCCGAGCCTGCGGGTGGATGCCTTCACGGTGGGGGTGGCGGCCCAGATCCAAAAGGCGCGCCGCACCGGCCTCACTTTTGCCCCTGAGGCAGGTTCTTGGCGGATGCGTCAGGTGATCAACAAGTTGATCACGGAAGAAGATCTCTACGCCGCGGTGGACTCAGCCTTTAGTCAGGGTTGGCGCCGGGTGAAGCTCTACTTCCTTGTGGGACTGCCCACCGAGACCGACGAAGACACGTTGGGAATCGTCGAGTTGGCGAGTCGTTGCCTGCAGTTGGCGAAGGAGAAGGGGCATAACGGTTCCGTTACGGTGAGCGTCGGCGGGTTTGTGCCGAAGGCATTCACGCCCTTTCAATGGTTTGGTATGAACACCGAGGAGGAACTGCGCCGCAAGGTCAACCTTCTGAGAGATGCGGCGCGCAAGGCCAAGGGTGTGCAGTTGAAGTGGCACGACACCCGCGCCAGTCTCGTAGAGGGTCTGGTGAGCCGCGGGGATCGGCGTTTGGGCCCGGTGATCGAGCACGTGTGGAGGGCCGGGGGCACATTTCAGGAGTGGAGCGAGCATTTCCGACTGGATCTATGGGAAGCCGCCATGGAGGCCCATGGCCTCGACATGGATTGGTATTGCCATCGCCATCGCACCGAGCACGAAGTGCTCCCGTGGGATCACCTCTCGGCGGGACTGCACAAGGATTTCCTCTGGCAGGACTGGCGAGATTCCCTTGATGAACTGGGGTTGGAGGACTGCCGCTGGACACCTTGTTACGACTGCGGAGCCTGTACCGGTTACAGCATCGAGCATGTGGTGGCCTCGGCGGTGCCGCCGGCCGGTGGAAGCCAGGGCACCGGCCAGAACTTGCTGTGGGGGACTGAGGTTCCCGTGGTCTTAGGATCCCGAAGATCGGTTCAGGTCCCGGTATGA
- a CDS encoding aminoglycoside phosphotransferase family protein, with amino-acid sequence MVRSLLASQRPDLADLEIREVASGWDNVVFRVGADLATRLPRRAVAVVLAANEQRWLAELSHHLPLPVPAPVFVGEPGPGYPWPWAIVPWFRGDEAARAEPTDWTDTAERFAAFLVALHQPAPGDAPPNPYRGVPLAGRAARFVEGLDEAGDAVDRAQIEERWAPLVATPEWPGPKVWLHGDLHPRNIIVHEGRLAAVVDFGDMTAGDPAVDLSVAWFWLPASVRDAFRSAYGGVDEDTWRRAKGWALALAIAHLGGDDRVIPLGQHALAAVLDDPD; translated from the coding sequence CTGGTCCGTTCGTTGCTAGCGTCCCAGCGCCCTGACCTGGCCGATCTCGAGATCCGCGAGGTGGCCTCAGGGTGGGACAACGTGGTCTTCCGGGTGGGCGCCGACCTCGCAACGCGCCTTCCCCGGAGAGCCGTCGCAGTGGTCCTCGCCGCCAACGAGCAGCGGTGGCTCGCCGAGCTCAGCCACCACTTGCCCTTGCCGGTCCCGGCTCCGGTGTTCGTCGGCGAACCCGGCCCCGGCTACCCGTGGCCATGGGCAATCGTCCCGTGGTTCCGCGGCGACGAGGCCGCTCGGGCCGAACCCACCGACTGGACCGACACCGCGGAGCGGTTCGCCGCCTTTCTCGTGGCCCTCCACCAGCCGGCTCCGGGTGATGCGCCGCCGAACCCGTACCGGGGGGTTCCGCTCGCCGGCCGGGCCGCCCGCTTCGTCGAGGGCCTCGACGAAGCGGGCGATGCCGTCGATCGAGCGCAGATCGAGGAGCGCTGGGCACCCCTGGTTGCCACGCCCGAGTGGCCCGGGCCCAAGGTCTGGCTCCACGGGGATCTCCACCCGCGCAACATCATCGTGCACGAAGGCAGGCTCGCGGCGGTGGTCGACTTCGGCGACATGACGGCGGGAGACCCGGCGGTGGACCTCTCCGTGGCATGGTTCTGGCTGCCGGCGTCAGTGCGCGACGCGTTCCGCTCGGCCTACGGCGGCGTGGATGAGGACACCTGGCGCCGGGCTAAGGGCTGGGCTCTTGCCCTGGCCATCGCCCATCTCGGCGGCGACGACCGGGTCATACCGCTGGGCCAGCACGCCCTGGCGGCCGTGCTCGACGACCCCGATTGA
- the rodA gene encoding rod shape-determining protein RodA yields MAAPTNFSSRNQVAPGAAGRLSRNPSAPWRHIDLLLLGCVLAVCVLGCLMVFSSTRGSDPAAFDTAFVAKQVLFIGIGIVLMAVVASVDYRRYREWAPVAYGVVSLLLLLVVSGLGSESKGTQAWFQLGPFQLQPSEPAKIVVIVMLASLLEQFKYELNVQRLVMVLAVPGLPMALIMLQPDLGTALVFVAITMGMLLIGGVQSRHIAALTLLGIAGVAVVLNSGMLQEYQKCRFTSFLETESRVCIERDASYNQDQAKVAIGSGGWLGAGLGQGTQTRLGIVPEQHTDFIFTAVGEELGFAGSGTLLALLGVMAWRIWRAAQLARDPLGTLICVGVLSMFVFQVFENVGMTMGIMPVTGIPLPFMSYGGSSTLTAFVAVGLVMNVHMRRFN; encoded by the coding sequence ATGGCCGCCCCCACCAATTTCTCATCCCGCAATCAGGTCGCCCCGGGAGCGGCCGGTCGGCTCTCCCGTAACCCGTCAGCTCCTTGGCGCCACATCGACTTGTTGCTGCTGGGTTGTGTGCTGGCCGTGTGTGTTCTGGGTTGTCTCATGGTCTTCAGTTCCACGCGGGGAAGCGACCCTGCCGCCTTCGACACTGCGTTCGTGGCGAAGCAGGTGCTCTTCATAGGCATCGGGATTGTGCTGATGGCGGTGGTGGCCTCGGTGGACTACCGCCGCTATCGGGAATGGGCGCCGGTGGCCTATGGCGTGGTGTCGCTGTTGTTGTTGCTGGTCGTCTCGGGTTTGGGAAGCGAGAGCAAGGGCACGCAGGCATGGTTCCAACTCGGGCCGTTCCAGTTGCAACCCTCCGAGCCGGCCAAGATCGTGGTGATCGTGATGCTGGCTTCGCTGCTGGAGCAGTTCAAATATGAGTTGAATGTTCAACGATTGGTCATGGTGTTGGCAGTCCCGGGCCTGCCAATGGCCTTGATCATGTTGCAACCCGACCTCGGGACGGCCCTGGTATTTGTGGCCATCACGATGGGGATGCTCCTGATTGGCGGTGTGCAGAGCCGGCACATTGCTGCGCTCACGCTGTTGGGCATCGCAGGCGTGGCCGTCGTGCTGAACTCGGGGATGCTCCAGGAGTATCAGAAGTGCCGTTTCACTTCCTTTCTGGAGACAGAGAGCCGGGTGTGTATCGAGCGCGACGCGTCGTACAACCAGGACCAAGCCAAAGTGGCGATCGGGTCGGGCGGCTGGCTGGGCGCCGGTCTCGGCCAGGGAACCCAGACGCGGTTGGGCATCGTGCCCGAACAGCACACCGACTTCATCTTCACAGCGGTGGGGGAGGAGTTGGGCTTTGCCGGCTCGGGTACCCTGCTGGCCCTACTCGGGGTGATGGCCTGGCGCATCTGGCGGGCGGCCCAGTTGGCGCGTGATCCCCTCGGCACCCTGATCTGCGTCGGCGTACTGTCGATGTTTGTGTTTCAGGTGTTCGAGAACGTGGGGATGACTATGGGGATCATGCCGGTCACCGGAATCCCCTTGCCGTTCATGAGCTACGGCGGATCGAGCACCCTCACGGCTTTCGTCGCCGTGGGTCTCGTCATGAACGTCCACATGCGCCGTTTCAACTAA